The Acidobacteriota bacterium genome has a segment encoding these proteins:
- a CDS encoding (2Fe-2S) ferredoxin domain-containing protein, translating to MAGTKKLRIQDLAKIRERTKSMMAIRESEGRARVTVHMGTCGIAAGARDIMDALLGEIEKAQIQDVIVTTSGCAGLCNAEPMMTVELKNHPPVKYGYLTPEKLHKIFVQHILGGQMAADLVLAVGCETMY from the coding sequence ATGGCCGGAACAAAGAAACTCCGCATTCAAGACCTGGCCAAGATCCGGGAAAGGACAAAATCGATGATGGCCATCCGGGAGAGCGAAGGCCGGGCCCGCGTCACGGTCCACATGGGCACGTGCGGCATCGCCGCCGGCGCCCGCGACATCATGGATGCCCTTCTCGGGGAGATCGAGAAGGCCCAGATCCAGGACGTCATCGTCACGACGTCGGGGTGCGCCGGGCTGTGCAACGCCGAGCCGATGATGACCGTCGAGCTCAAGAACCATCCCCCCGTGAAATACGGTTACCTGACCCCGGAGAAGCTGCACAAGATCTTCGTTCAGCACATCCTCGGCGGGCAGATGGCCGCCGACCTGGTGCTGGCCGTCGGCTGCGAAACCATGTATTAG
- a CDS encoding NADH-quinone oxidoreductase subunit NuoF, translating to MKHYRAHLLVCAGTGCVSCGSFRIKEALEAEIKKKGLEDEVQVVATGCNGFCERGPIVMVQPDGIFYQLLSVEDVPHLVEEHLLKGRPVQKLMYVPPDEKQPVPKMKDIEFFKHQRLIVLRNRGRIDPERIEEYIAFDGYEAMAKALSGMKPQEIIDEILFSGLRGRGGAGFPTGRKWALCAKEKRSPKYIICNGDEGDPGAFMDRSVLEADPHAVLEGMVIGARAIGAAKGFVYIRHEYPLALKRMEIAIAQARENGLLGQDILGTGFDFDLEIVQGAGAFVSGEETALIASVEGEIAMPRQRPPYPAQRGLWGQPTVINNVETWATVPNIIRRGADWFQGLGTETSKGTKIFALVGKIANTGLVEVPMGITLREIVYGIGGGIPDKRDFKAIQIGGPSGGCLPAKMLDLPVDYESLTAAGAMMGSGGMIVMDDRTCMVDVAKYFLNFLQDESCGKCVSCREGTQRMYEIVKGITEGKGRESDLALLEELATICKDASMCALGQTAGNPVLTTLRYFRHEYEAHILDKRCPAGVCKSLIRYVVLAEKCTGCQSCKKACPNDCIKGTLKDVHLIDQSKCIKCGACKEACKFEAIEEQRDEAIQIV from the coding sequence GTGAAACACTACCGAGCTCACCTTCTGGTCTGCGCCGGCACCGGCTGCGTCTCCTGCGGATCGTTCAGGATCAAGGAGGCCCTCGAGGCCGAGATCAAGAAGAAGGGCCTCGAAGACGAGGTCCAGGTCGTGGCCACGGGCTGCAACGGCTTCTGCGAGCGGGGGCCGATCGTCATGGTCCAGCCCGACGGCATCTTCTACCAGCTCCTCAGCGTCGAGGATGTCCCCCATCTCGTCGAGGAGCACCTCCTCAAGGGCCGCCCCGTCCAGAAGCTGATGTACGTGCCGCCGGACGAGAAACAGCCCGTCCCGAAGATGAAGGACATCGAGTTCTTCAAGCACCAGCGGCTGATCGTGCTGCGCAACCGGGGCCGGATCGACCCGGAGAGGATCGAGGAATATATCGCCTTCGACGGCTACGAGGCCATGGCCAAGGCCCTCTCCGGGATGAAGCCCCAGGAGATCATCGACGAGATCCTTTTCTCCGGCCTCCGCGGCCGGGGCGGCGCCGGCTTCCCCACGGGCAGGAAGTGGGCCCTCTGCGCCAAGGAGAAAAGGTCGCCGAAGTACATCATCTGCAACGGCGACGAAGGCGACCCGGGGGCCTTCATGGACCGCTCCGTCCTCGAGGCCGATCCCCACGCCGTTCTCGAAGGTATGGTCATCGGGGCCAGAGCCATCGGGGCGGCCAAAGGATTCGTCTACATCCGCCATGAATATCCGCTGGCGCTCAAGCGCATGGAGATCGCCATCGCCCAGGCCCGGGAGAACGGCCTGCTCGGCCAGGACATCCTGGGGACCGGCTTCGATTTCGATCTCGAGATCGTCCAGGGCGCCGGAGCCTTCGTCTCCGGCGAGGAGACGGCCCTGATCGCCTCCGTCGAGGGCGAGATCGCCATGCCGCGGCAGAGACCCCCCTATCCGGCCCAGAGGGGGCTATGGGGCCAGCCGACGGTCATCAACAACGTCGAGACCTGGGCCACCGTCCCCAACATCATCCGCCGGGGCGCGGACTGGTTCCAGGGGCTGGGGACGGAGACAAGCAAGGGGACCAAGATCTTCGCGCTCGTCGGCAAGATCGCCAATACCGGGCTGGTCGAGGTCCCGATGGGGATCACCCTTCGCGAGATCGTCTACGGCATCGGCGGCGGCATCCCCGATAAGCGGGATTTCAAGGCCATCCAGATCGGCGGCCCCTCCGGCGGCTGCCTGCCGGCCAAGATGCTCGACCTGCCCGTCGACTACGAGAGCCTGACCGCGGCCGGGGCCATGATGGGCTCGGGCGGCATGATCGTCATGGACGACCGGACCTGCATGGTCGACGTGGCCAAGTACTTCCTCAATTTCCTGCAGGACGAGTCGTGCGGCAAGTGCGTGTCCTGCCGGGAAGGCACGCAGAGGATGTACGAGATCGTCAAGGGCATCACCGAGGGCAAGGGCCGGGAAAGCGATCTTGCCCTGCTCGAGGAGCTGGCCACGATCTGCAAGGACGCCTCGATGTGCGCCCTCGGCCAGACGGCGGGCAATCCCGTCCTGACGACCCTGCGCTACTTCCGCCACGAGTACGAGGCCCACATCCTCGACAAGAGATGCCCAGCCGGCGTCTGCAAGAGCCTCATCCGCTACGTCGTCCTCGCCGAGAAGTGCACCGGCTGTCAATCCTGCAAGAAGGCCTGCCCGAACGACTGCATCAAGGGCACTCTCAAGGATGTCCACCTGATCGACCAGTCGAAATGCATCAAGTGCGGCGCCTGCAAGGAGGCCTGCAAGTTCGAGGCCATCGAAGAGCAGCGCGACGAAGCCATTCAGATCGTTTGA
- a CDS encoding hydrogenase maturation protease — MGNPGRRDDGLGVAAAERLRKRRLRGVACDANYQLNIEDALACAGHDVVVFVDAVRGLRKPFRFGRLEPGAGLPAMSHALDPAAVLALAAALYGQTPEAWLLAVRGHSFAVGEGLTERGERDLGLALGFLEAFLKGERP, encoded by the coding sequence ATCGGCAATCCGGGACGCCGGGACGACGGCCTGGGGGTCGCCGCGGCCGAACGCCTGAGGAAGCGCCGCCTGCGCGGCGTCGCGTGCGATGCCAACTACCAGCTCAACATCGAGGACGCCCTGGCCTGCGCCGGGCATGACGTCGTCGTCTTCGTCGACGCCGTTCGGGGACTGCGCAAGCCCTTCCGCTTCGGGCGCCTCGAGCCCGGGGCAGGGCTGCCGGCCATGAGCCATGCCCTCGATCCGGCCGCGGTCCTGGCGCTCGCGGCCGCGCTCTACGGCCAGACGCCCGAGGCCTGGCTCCTGGCCGTCCGCGGTCACAGCTTCGCCGTCGGCGAAGGGCTGACCGAACGGGGCGAGCGCGACCTCGGCCTGGCCCTCGGCTTCCTGGAGGCCTTCCTGAAAGGGGAACGCCCATGA
- a CDS encoding 2Fe-2S iron-sulfur cluster-binding protein, producing the protein MTEIRFTIDGRACLAKPGQTIVEAAKANGVYIPVLCHYEGLKPAGSCRICTVRVAGRYMAACTQPVTEGMAVENTAPDLEDMRKSLIEMLFAEGNHLCPSCEKSGNCELQALAYRYRMMVPRFPYLWPVRTVEAGTPLVMLDRNRCVQCLRCVRGVRARDGRKIFASVRRGARVAIEIDRKLAARLSEEEARRAMDICPVGAILRKGTGFAKPIGKRRFDRTPIGADIEKGIGR; encoded by the coding sequence ATGACTGAGATCCGCTTCACCATCGACGGCCGGGCCTGCCTGGCCAAGCCGGGCCAGACGATCGTCGAGGCGGCCAAGGCCAACGGCGTCTACATCCCGGTCCTCTGCCACTATGAGGGGCTCAAGCCCGCCGGCAGCTGCCGGATCTGCACCGTCCGCGTCGCCGGCCGCTACATGGCCGCCTGCACCCAGCCGGTGACCGAGGGCATGGCCGTCGAGAACACGGCCCCGGACCTCGAGGACATGCGCAAGTCGCTCATCGAGATGCTCTTCGCCGAGGGCAACCACCTCTGCCCTTCCTGCGAGAAGAGCGGCAACTGCGAGCTCCAGGCCCTGGCCTACCGCTACCGGATGATGGTCCCGCGCTTCCCCTATCTCTGGCCTGTCCGGACGGTCGAGGCCGGGACCCCGCTGGTCATGCTCGACCGCAACCGCTGCGTCCAGTGCCTGCGCTGCGTCCGCGGCGTCCGGGCCAGGGACGGGCGGAAGATCTTCGCCTCGGTCCGCCGGGGCGCCCGCGTGGCCATCGAGATCGACCGGAAGCTGGCCGCCAGGCTGTCCGAGGAAGAGGCCCGGCGGGCCATGGACATCTGCCCCGTGGGCGCCATACTGCGCAAGGGGACGGGCTTCGCCAAGCCCATCGGCAAGCGCAGGTTCGACCGCACGCCGATCGGCGCCGACATCGAGAAGGGGATCGGGAGGTAA
- a CDS encoding NADP oxidoreductase, with product MGKPVIATASLAGCFGCHMSLLDIDERILKLVELVEFNKSPIDDIKEFTKPVDIGLIEGGCCNSENVHVLRDFRKNCKVLVSVGECAIMGGLPALRNGIPLKECLEEAYLNSPTIAPEDRLIPNDEDLPIILDKVYPCHEIVKIDAFLPGCPPSADLIWEALTALIEGRPLHLTYDLVKFD from the coding sequence GTGGGCAAACCCGTCATCGCCACCGCCTCGCTGGCCGGCTGTTTCGGCTGCCACATGTCCCTCCTGGACATCGACGAGCGCATCCTCAAGCTGGTCGAGCTGGTCGAGTTCAACAAGTCGCCGATCGACGACATCAAGGAGTTCACCAAGCCCGTCGACATCGGCCTCATCGAGGGCGGCTGCTGCAACAGCGAGAACGTCCATGTCCTGCGGGACTTCCGCAAGAACTGCAAGGTCCTCGTTTCGGTCGGCGAATGCGCCATCATGGGCGGCCTGCCGGCCCTGCGCAACGGCATCCCGCTCAAGGAGTGCCTCGAGGAGGCCTACCTGAACTCGCCCACGATCGCCCCCGAGGACCGCCTCATCCCCAACGACGAGGACCTGCCGATCATCCTGGACAAGGTCTATCCCTGCCACGAGATCGTCAAGATCGACGCGTTCCTGCCGGGCTGCCCGCCCTCGGCCGACCTCATCTGGGAGGCCCTGACCGCGCTCATCGAGGGCCGGCCCCTGCACCTGACCTACGATCTGGTCAAATTCGACTGA
- a CDS encoding 2Fe-2S iron-sulfur cluster-binding protein, whose translation MITFRMNGLEVKAEEGSTILDAARFYGLEIPTLCYNEGLTPFGGCRLCVVEIGEGLRSKLVSSCTYPAEEGLVVRTDSARVWASRRMMIELMLAMAPGSKVLQDMASRFGVTRVRFTPRNGECVLCGLCTRICAEQMDASAIGFQQRGHKRKISTPFDMRSEVCRLCGACMYICPACQLRCQGPNAETALCNGCLTMEPTCLEHYDDLQCWMYDAGRCGTCVQEKKP comes from the coding sequence ATGATCACCTTTCGCATGAATGGGTTGGAAGTGAAGGCGGAGGAGGGGTCGACCATCCTCGACGCGGCCAGGTTCTACGGCCTGGAGATCCCGACCCTCTGCTACAACGAGGGGCTGACGCCCTTCGGGGGGTGTCGGCTCTGCGTCGTCGAGATCGGCGAGGGCCTGAGGAGCAAGCTCGTCTCGTCCTGCACCTATCCCGCCGAGGAGGGGCTCGTCGTCCGGACCGATTCCGCCAGGGTCTGGGCGTCCCGGCGGATGATGATCGAGCTCATGCTGGCCATGGCCCCGGGGTCCAAGGTCCTCCAGGATATGGCCTCACGGTTCGGGGTGACGCGGGTCCGGTTCACCCCCCGCAACGGCGAGTGCGTTCTCTGCGGCCTGTGCACTCGCATCTGCGCCGAGCAGATGGACGCCTCGGCCATCGGCTTCCAGCAGCGGGGCCACAAGAGAAAGATCTCGACGCCCTTCGACATGCGCTCGGAGGTCTGCCGGCTGTGCGGGGCCTGCATGTACATCTGTCCCGCCTGTCAGCTGCGCTGCCAGGGCCCGAACGCCGAAACGGCTCTGTGCAACGGCTGCCTGACCATGGAACCGACCTGCCTGGAGCACTACGACGATCTGCAATGTTGGATGTACGATGCGGGCCGCTGTGGCACCTGCGTTCAAGAAAAGAAACCCTAA
- a CDS encoding Ni/Fe hydrogenase subunit alpha produces MGKKITIEPVTRVEGHGKVTIRLDDAGRVTESRFHVVEFRGFERFVQGRPYWEAPVLVQRLCGICPVSHHLAAAKAMDVVVGAGPGKLPVTAEKMRRLMHYGQMVQSHALHFFYLASPDLLLGLDADPAVRNVIGIIGLDKDLATRAVLLRKFGQEIILATAGKKVHGTGAVPGGINKNLSPEERDRFLKAPDGLTIDRVIEWCQAAVDLFKGYQARHKDLVDGFAVFPSNHLSLVRKDGALDFYHGVLRAVDADGRKVLDDVDYQDYLEYIGEETRPWSYMKFPYLRSLGKAAGWYRVGPLARLNTCDYIPSPLAQKEFETYKAYTDGKPNNMSLHSHWARLIELLHAAEVVKELLLDKDLQGSKLVKTGPRAPEGIGLIEAPRGTLFHHYRVNGDDQITMANLIVSTTNNNEPMNRAVQWVAMNVLSEKPEITEGMLNRVEVAIRAYDPCLSCATHALGRMPLEVALVDAAGRVLQRKVR; encoded by the coding sequence ATGGGCAAGAAGATCACCATAGAACCCGTCACCAGGGTCGAAGGGCACGGCAAGGTCACCATCCGGCTCGATGACGCCGGCCGGGTCACGGAGTCCCGCTTCCACGTCGTCGAGTTCCGCGGCTTCGAGCGCTTCGTCCAGGGCCGCCCCTACTGGGAGGCGCCGGTCCTGGTCCAGCGGCTCTGCGGCATCTGCCCCGTCAGCCACCACCTGGCCGCGGCCAAGGCCATGGATGTCGTGGTCGGGGCCGGGCCCGGCAAGCTGCCGGTCACGGCGGAGAAGATGCGCCGGCTCATGCACTACGGCCAGATGGTCCAGTCCCACGCCCTGCATTTCTTCTACCTGGCGTCGCCCGACCTCCTGCTGGGCCTGGACGCCGACCCGGCCGTCCGCAACGTCATCGGCATCATCGGCCTGGACAAGGACCTGGCCACGCGGGCCGTCCTGCTGCGCAAGTTCGGCCAGGAGATCATCCTGGCCACGGCCGGCAAGAAGGTCCACGGCACGGGCGCCGTCCCGGGCGGGATCAACAAGAACCTCTCCCCCGAAGAGCGCGACCGCTTCCTCAAGGCCCCCGACGGGCTGACGATCGACCGGGTGATCGAATGGTGCCAGGCCGCCGTCGACCTGTTCAAGGGCTACCAGGCCAGGCACAAGGACCTGGTCGACGGCTTCGCCGTCTTCCCCTCGAACCACCTCAGCCTGGTCCGCAAGGACGGGGCCCTCGACTTCTACCACGGCGTCCTGCGGGCCGTCGACGCCGACGGCCGCAAGGTCCTCGACGACGTCGATTACCAGGACTACCTCGAGTACATCGGCGAGGAGACCCGGCCCTGGAGCTACATGAAGTTCCCCTACCTGCGGTCGCTGGGCAAGGCCGCCGGCTGGTACCGCGTCGGCCCGCTGGCCCGGCTCAACACCTGCGACTATATCCCCTCGCCGCTGGCCCAGAAGGAGTTCGAGACCTACAAGGCCTACACCGACGGCAAGCCCAACAACATGTCGCTCCACAGCCACTGGGCCCGGCTCATCGAGCTGCTCCACGCGGCCGAGGTGGTCAAGGAGCTCCTGCTCGACAAGGACCTCCAGGGCTCGAAGCTGGTCAAGACCGGTCCGCGCGCTCCCGAGGGCATCGGCCTGATCGAGGCGCCGCGCGGCACCCTGTTCCACCATTACCGCGTCAACGGCGACGACCAGATCACGATGGCCAACCTCATCGTCTCCACGACCAACAACAACGAGCCGATGAACCGGGCCGTCCAATGGGTCGCCATGAACGTGCTCTCGGAGAAGCCCGAGATCACGGAGGGCATGCTCAACCGCGTCGAGGTGGCCATCCGGGCCTACGATCCCTGCCTCAGCTGCGCCACGCACGCGCTGGGCCGGATGCCGCTCGAGGTCGCTCTCGTCGATGCGGCGGGCCGGGTCCTCCAGAGGAAGGTCCGCTGA
- a CDS encoding NAD(P)H-dependent oxidoreductase subunit E, whose amino-acid sequence MDIDTTKVQSIVDKHRGLKKNLIAILLDVQESFNYLPPEALRHVAKALDMPLINVVGVATFYRAFSLKPRGKHTCLVCLGTACHVRGGPKILEELERKLDIPAGETTKDGLFTLETVACLGCCAIGPVVVVDGEYHGRATIRNIGPILGKYQAPEAS is encoded by the coding sequence TTGGACATCGACACTACGAAGGTCCAGTCGATCGTCGACAAGCACAGGGGCCTCAAGAAGAACCTCATCGCCATCCTTCTCGACGTCCAGGAGAGCTTCAACTACCTTCCCCCGGAAGCCCTGCGACACGTCGCCAAGGCCCTGGACATGCCCCTCATCAACGTCGTCGGCGTAGCCACGTTCTACCGGGCCTTCAGCCTGAAGCCGCGGGGCAAGCACACCTGCCTCGTCTGTCTCGGCACGGCCTGCCACGTCCGGGGCGGACCGAAGATCCTGGAGGAGCTCGAGCGCAAGCTCGACATCCCGGCCGGAGAGACGACGAAGGACGGACTGTTCACCCTGGAGACGGTCGCCTGCCTTGGCTGCTGCGCCATCGGGCCGGTCGTCGTCGTCGACGGCGAGTATCACGGCCGCGCCACGATCCGCAATATCGGACCGATCCTCGGCAAATACCAGGCGCCGGAAGCGTCATGA
- the hypA gene encoding hydrogenase maturation nickel metallochaperone HypA — protein MHELSLVASMFAILEEQARAHGATRVTAVVLKVGVMSGAVPDLLESAFEAYRKGTLAEGARLEIVVVPVKLRCPDCGGSTVREDTDFSCSACGSRRVEIVEGRDLVVDKIELETDGA, from the coding sequence ATGCATGAGCTGTCGCTCGTCGCCTCGATGTTCGCGATCCTCGAGGAGCAGGCCAGGGCGCACGGCGCGACCCGGGTCACGGCCGTCGTCCTCAAGGTCGGCGTCATGTCGGGGGCCGTGCCCGATCTCCTCGAATCGGCCTTCGAGGCCTATCGGAAGGGAACGCTGGCCGAGGGCGCGCGGCTCGAGATCGTCGTCGTCCCGGTGAAGCTCCGCTGCCCGGACTGCGGCGGCTCGACCGTCCGCGAGGACACGGACTTCTCCTGCTCCGCCTGCGGCTCGAGGCGGGTCGAGATCGTCGAGGGCCGCGACCTCGTCGTCGACAAGATCGAGCTCGAGACCGACGGCGCCTAG
- the hypB gene encoding hydrogenase nickel incorporation protein HypB, translating to MTVKTLTVVHDLLATNKQAAAAIRGELRGRGILAVNLLSSPGSGKTTLLEALADRFRGRFRLAVIEGDIETERDAERIRAKGVPAWQITTGGACHLEARMIGKVLAGIPADIDFLFIENVGNLVCPASYDLGEQVRLVLLSSPEGDDKPAKYPQAFLSADALVLTKADLLPYLPFDPARASAEARAIKPALRVFTVSALRGEGLDELAAWLVDALERLRSGHA from the coding sequence ATGACCGTCAAGACCCTGACCGTCGTCCACGATCTCCTGGCCACGAACAAGCAGGCCGCCGCGGCCATCCGCGGCGAGCTCCGCGGCCGCGGCATCCTGGCCGTCAATCTGCTGAGCTCGCCGGGCTCGGGCAAGACGACCCTGCTCGAGGCCCTGGCCGACCGCTTCCGGGGCCGGTTCCGCCTGGCCGTCATCGAGGGCGACATCGAGACCGAGCGGGACGCCGAGCGCATCCGGGCCAAGGGCGTCCCGGCCTGGCAGATCACGACCGGCGGCGCCTGCCACCTCGAGGCCCGCATGATCGGCAAGGTCCTCGCCGGGATCCCGGCCGACATCGACTTCCTGTTCATCGAGAACGTGGGCAACCTCGTCTGCCCTGCCTCCTACGACCTCGGCGAGCAGGTCCGCCTGGTCCTGCTCTCGTCCCCCGAAGGGGACGACAAGCCGGCCAAGTACCCCCAAGCTTTCCTGTCGGCCGACGCGCTCGTCCTGACCAAGGCCGATCTCCTGCCTTACCTGCCGTTCGACCCGGCCCGGGCCTCGGCCGAGGCCCGGGCGATCAAGCCCGCGCTCCGCGTCTTCACCGTGTCCGCGCTCCGCGGCGAGGGGCTCGACGAGCTCGCCGCCTGGCTCGTCGACGCCCTCGAGCGCCTCAGGTCCGGCCATGCATGA